From one Pagrus major chromosome 21, Pma_NU_1.0 genomic stretch:
- the LOC141016550 gene encoding uncharacterized protein isoform X1 — protein sequence MSTILGDYGFLPLSSLRLIVPPLQLVSAALWEIVKQGAVVYYGLLEEFITTVLETVPELLTDTERVQLVMGLRAKVVLELCCNDDFASQQTLKPHLSRINTYIENHDKETSSSEVTASVTNFLKLVNTLVDDQYQRDIFYQKIFPTVFGTEYDSALQALMRKFLLNLQKLLPVPNLEQTSLWLSQSPSILKECADFMNQPEPLKTLIQHHKHHGHKVLQVPSSSADDCILSSLSYHLPNVEDDKGDTLVKSGSTCVSQDWQRDNSLDSESKEVKVDHFKEMKTELMWNVEINGQQHADDLTEDQGASIEVILQPFDESESNDEDNMDKKWLRHLKTGSRTSSKSFKCLVCGKEFGSINKLKKHKNTHRGSFKNKMIQSKPIPADKIKKSLPSETDTGPSSVVPQESSDPAQEQMCKRSSRVKQCSVCREVFTCSTDLMSHMRCHIEQSPYLCSYCGKDFDNYKDYETHQEDQCRVSKQHSQDNPPSNAKKSKRENPVVSSGTSAVQPCKSPLTCQKCEQVFTYYKNFEKHQSKCSERAPKRKKQKYPKYLIIKGCNFQSADNTNVSCDETSSETAKTPVSADDADASQVISRTFKCTMCEKNFSKIPLMSKHYSMSHKVTDSYPCSLCKTTFVRLYELVRHQQNKKLYQCAVCKKCFSKSGRKDHDKIHTASVTPRVCETCGQSFRFLAHLVLHQRKHREEQPNVCSHCGKQFSSKDCLRAHMVKHTDGFPCPVCGKKFYRKLYLKWHLYKHTGQEPYLCDTCGKGWPTAHLLKLHMSQHTEERPFKCEDCGVCYKRESHLIAHRRAVHIRLRPFLCEVCSKAFRLNSELKQHMIVHTGERPFSCPRCGKKFKKKCHLRQHGKKACR from the exons ATGAGCACGATATTAGGGGACTATG gcttcctccccctttcctccctccGTCTTATCGTCCCTCCTCTGCAGCTTGTGTCTGCGGCTCTGTGGGAGATAGTGAAGCAGGGAGCTGTGGTGTACTATGGTCTGCTGGAGGAGTTCATCACCACAGTGCTGGAAACAGTCCCTGAActgctcactgacacagagagagTCCAACTAGTTATGGGTCTACGTGCAAAG GTGGTGCTAGAGTTGTGCTGCAATGATGATTTTGCCAGCCAACAAACCCTCAAACCTCATTTGAGCAGAATAAACACCTACATTGAAAACCACGATAAAGAG ACTTCCAGTTCTGAGGTAACAGcatcagtgacaaacttcctgAAGCTTGTTAACACTCTAGTGGATGATCAATACCAGAGGGATATCTTTTATCAG AAAATCTTCCCAACAGTGTTCGGCACTGAATACGACTCAGCCCTACAGGCTCTGATGAGAAAATTCCTCCTCAATCTGCAGAAGCTGCTGCCTGTTCCAAACCTAGAACAA ACTTCACTTTGGCTCAGTCAATCCCCTTCTATCTTGAAAGAGTGTGCTGACTTCATGAATCAACCTGAGCCCCTAAAAACACTCATTCAGCATCACAAACATCATGGCCACAAAGTTCTACAAG ttccctcttcctctgctgaTGATTGCATCCTTTCCAGCCTGTCCTATCACCTACCAAATGTAGAGGACGACAAAGGAGACACACTTGTCAAATCTGGATCCACGTGTGTCTCACAAGACTGGCAGAGAGATAATTCACTTGACAGTGAATCAAAAGAGGTTAAGGTAGATCATTTTAAGGAGATGAAAACAGAATTGATGTGGAACGTAGAAATAAATGGACAACAGCATGCTGATGATCTGACTGAAGACCAGGGGGCCTCTATTGAAGTAATACTTCAACCTTTTGATGAAAGTGAGTCGAATGATGAAGACAACATGGACAAAAAATGGCTTCGGCATTTGAAAACTGGCAGTCGGACGTCCTCAAAATCCTTCAAGTGTCTTGTCTGTGGCAAAGAATTTGGTTCCATTAACAAACtaaagaagcacaaaaatacCCATCGTGGTagcttcaaaaacaaaatgattcagTCCAAACCAATCCCTGCTGATAAGATCAAAAAGTCCCTCCCCAGTGAAACTGACACTGGGCCTTCAAGTGTTGTACCCCAGGAATCTTCGGACCCTGCTCAAGAGCAAATGTGTAAAAGAAGCAGTCGTGTCAAACAATGCTCCGTATGTCGAGAAGTCTTTACCTGTTCTACCGACTTGATGAGTCACATGAGATGCCACATTGAACAGAGTCCTTATCTTTGTTCTTATTGTGGGAAAGACTTTGACAACTACAAAGATTACGAGACACATCAGGAAGATCAATGCAGAGTTTCAAAGCAACATTCACAGGACAATCCCCCCAGTAACGCAAAGAAAAGCAAACGGGAGAATCCAGTTGTTTCAAGTGGAACAAGTGCTGTGCAGCCGTGTAAATCACCTCTGACGTGTCAGAAATGTGAGCAGGTTTTTACCTACTACAAGAATTTTGAGAAGCACCAGAGTAAATGTTCTGAAAGAGCTCCtaaaaggaaaaagcaaaaatatccAAAGTATTTAATTATCAAAGGGTGTAATTTCCAATCAGCTGATAATACCAATGTGAGCTGTGATGAGACAAGTTCTGAAACTGCAAAAACTCCAGTCTCTGCAGATGATGCAGATGCGTCCCAGGTTATATCTCGCACCTTTAAGTGCACAATGTGTGAGAAGAACTTTTCAAAAATCCCCCTCATGAGCAAACATTACTCCATGTCACATAAAGTTACCGACTCATACCCCTGCTCTTTGTGCAAGACAACGTTTGTGAGGTTGTACGAATTGGTTCGGcatcagcaaaacaaaaagttgtaCCAGTGCGCCGTCTGCAAGAAATGTTTCTCGAAATCAGGACGGAAGGATCATGACAAAATACACACTGCGAGTGTAACACCGCGCGTTTGTGAAACATGCGGGCAAAGCTTCAGATTTCTTGCTCATCTGGTTCTGCACCAGAGAAAGCACAGAGAAGAGCAACCTAATGTTTGTTCCCACTGTGGaaaacagttcagttcaaaAGACTGCCTGAGAGCACACATGGTGAAGCACACAGATGGTTTCCCATGCCCGGTGTGCGGGAAGAAATTCTATCGAAAATTATACCTGAAATGGCATCTGTATAAACACACAGGGCAAGAACCATACCTCTGCGACACCTGTGGGAAAGGCTGGCCGACTGCACACCTGCTCAAGCTTCACATGAGTCAACACACAGAGGAAAGGCCGTTCAAGTGTGAAGACTGTGGTGTTTGTTACAAGAGGGAATCACATTTGATCGCTCACCGTAGAGCCGTACATATCCGGTTGCGTCCATTCTTGTGCGAGGTTTGCAGCAAAGCCTTTCGATTAAACAGCGAGCTGAAACAGCACATGATCGTTCACACAGGGGAGCGGCCATTCTCATGTCCAAGGTGTGGCAAAAAgttcaagaaaaaatgtcaccTTAGGCAACACGGCAAAAAGGCATGTCGATAA
- the LOC141016549 gene encoding uncharacterized protein isoform X3, with amino-acid sequence MSTILGDYGFLPLSSLRLIVPPLQLVSAALWEIVKQGAVVYYGLLEEFITTVLETVPELLTDTERVQLVMGLRAKVVLDLVRNGDFTSQQAIQPHLNRINTYIENQDKETSSSEVKASATNFLKLVNTLMDDQCQRDIFYQKIFPAVFGSKYDSALQAVMRKFLLNLQKLLPIPNLEQVSLWLSQSPSILKECADFMNQPEPLNTLIQHHKDHGHKVPQASPSSTDDCILSSLSYHLSNVYNDQENTRQKNVKSGSMCVPQDSQIDNLLASESENIKKENLMEIESELMWNIEINGQQYADDPAEDQGASIEVILQPFDESEDHVKTGSRKSSKTFKCLVCGKDFGSLPKLKKHKTTHRDCLTDKRSQSNSASHKKHLHLKPTTCIDNNASRSEAELPPLASATTRSPSNLNRLPNFEQSNDNCDLVCHVCGKVYTYQRNFDKHQMICVVSSKQQAEKDQQCSTSFAHHSKPIPADTTKESHPSETETGPSDVVPQESLESSQQQMCKRSSRVKQCSICREVFTCSTDLMSHMRCHIEQSPYLCSNCGKDFDNYKDYETHQEGKCRVSKQHSQDNPLSNAKKSKQENPVVSSSTSQVPTITDGPANSQAVQPHKSPLKCQECEQVFIYYEDLEKHQSKCSKRAPQRKRQTKYFIINGCNFQSADLTNGSCDEISSETAKTQISADLAEVSETESCTMKCTMCQKNLSKIPPMNEHYSTSYDVTDSYPCTLCKRTFVRLSELVRHQQNKKLYQCATCMKCFSISGRKNHDVKLNACVTPRVCEPCRKSFKCLANLALHQREHGEEQPNVCSHCGKDFSSKDSLKAHMVRHTDGFPCPLCGKKFYRKLSLQWHLDKHTGQEPYLCDTCGKGWPNAALLKLHKIQHTEERPFKCEDCGVCYKRESNLIAHHRDKHMRLRPFLCEVCSRAFRVNSLLKEHMRVHTGERPFMCTRCGKKFKRKTHLRQHSKTACR; translated from the exons ATGAGCACGATATTAGGGGACTATG gcttcctccccctttcctccctccGTCTTATCGTCCCTCCTCTGCAGCTTGTGTCTGCGGCTCTGTGGGAGATAGTGAAGCAGGGAGCTGTGGTGTACTATGGTCTGCTGGAGGAGTTCATCACCACAGTGCTGGAAACAGTCCCTGAActgctcactgacacagagagagTCCAACTAGTTATGGGTCTACGTGCAAAG GTGGTGCTAGACTTGGTCCGCAATGGGGATTTCACCAGCCAACAGGCCATCCAACCTCATTTGAACAGAATAAACACCTATATTGAAAACCAGGATAAAGAG ACTTCAAGTTCTGAGGTAAAAGCATCAGCGACAAACTTCCTGAAGCTTGTTAACACTCTAATGGATGATCAATGCCAGAGGGATATCTTTTATCAG AAAATCTTCCCAGCAGTGTTCGGCTCTAAATACGACTCAGCCCTACAGGCTGTGATGAGAAAATTCCTCCTCAATCTGCAGAAGCTGCTGCCTATTCCAAACTTAGAACAA GTCTCCCTCTGGCTCAGTCAATCCCCTTCTATCTTGAAAGAGTGTGCTGACTTCATGAATCAACCTGAGCCCCTGAATACACTCATTCAGCATCACAAAGATCACGGGCACAAAGTTCCACAAG cttcgCCTTCTTCCACTGATGATTGCATCCTTTCCAGCCTGTCCTATCACTTATCAAATGTATACAATGACCAAGAAAACACACGTCAAAAAAACGTCAAATCTGGATCCATGTGTGTCCCACAAGACTCGCAGATAGATAATTTGCTTGCCAGTGagtcagaaaatattaaaaaagaaaacttaatgGAGATTGAATCAGAATTAATGTGGAACATAGAAATAAATGGACAACAGTATGCTGATGATCCGGCTGAAGACCAGGGGGCCTCTATAGAAGTAATACTTCAACCTTTTGATGAAAGTGAGGATCATGTGAAAACTGGCAGTCGGAAATCCTCCAAAACCTTCAAGTGTCTTGTCTGTGGCAAAGACTTTGGCTCCCTTCCCAAACTAAAGAAGCACAAGACTACCCATCGTGATTGCTTGACAGACAAAAGGAGTCAGTCAAATTCTGCGAGCCACaagaaacatttacatcttAAACCAACAACTTGTATTGATAATAATGCTTCTAGAAGTGAAGCTGAGCTTCCACCACTGGCAAGTGCCACAACACGTAGCCCATCAAATTTGAATAGACTTCCAAACTTTGAGCAGTCTAATGATAACTGTGAtcttgtttgtcatgtttgtggcaaGGTTTACACTTACCAAAGGAACTTTGACAAACACCAGATGATTTGCGTGGTCAGTAGTAAACAACAAGCAGAGAAGGACCAACAGTGTTCCACAAGCTTTGCTCATCACTCCAAACCAATCCCTGCTGATACGACCAAAGAGTCTCACCCCAGTGAAACTGAAACTGGGCCTTCAGATGTTGTACCCCAGGAATCTTTGGAATCATCTcaacaacaaatgtgtaaaaggAGCAGTCGTGTCAAACAATGCTCCATATGTCGAGAAGTCTTTACCTGTTCTACCGACTTGATGAGTCACATGAGATGCCACATTGAACAGAGTCCTTATCTTTGTTCTAACTGTGGGAAAGACTTTGACAACTACAAAGACTACGAGACACATCAGGAAGGTAAATGCAGAGTTTCAAAGCAACATTCACAGGACAATCCCCTCAGCAAcgcaaagaaaagcaaacaggaGAATCCAGTTGTTTCAAGTAGTACAAGTCAGGTCCCAACAATCACAGATGGACCTGCCAACTCACAGGCTGTGCAGCCACATAAATCACCTCTGAAGTGTCAGGAATGTGAGCAGGTTTTCATTTACTATGAGGATCTTGAGAAGCACCAGAGCAAATGTTCCAAAAGAGCTCCTCAAAGGAAAAGGCAAACAAAGTATTTTATTATCAACGGGTGTAATTTCCAATCAGCTGACCTAACCAATGGGAGCTGTGATGAGATAAGTTCTGAAactgcaaaaactcaaattTCTGCAGACCTTGCAGAAGTCTCCGAGACTGAATCTTGCACCATGAAGTGCACAATGTGTCAGAAGAACCTTTCAAAAATCCCCCCCATGAACGAACATTATTCCACGTCATATGACGTTACCGACTCATACCCCTGCACTTTGTGCAAGAGAACATTTGTGAGGTTGTCCGAATTGGTTCGacatcagcaaaacaaaaagttgtaCCAGTGCGCCACCTGCATGAAATGTTTCTCGATATCAGGACGAAAGAATCATGATGTAAAACTTAATGCGTGTGTAACACCACGTGTTTGTGAACCATGCAGGAAAAGCTTCAAATGTCTTGCTAATCTGGCTCTGCACCAGAGAGAGCATGGAGAAGAGCAGCCTAATGTTTGTTCCCACTGTGGGAAAGACTTCAGTTCAAAAGACAGCCTGAAAGCACACATGGTGAGGCACACAGATGGTTTCCCATGCCCACTGTGTGGAAAGAAATTCTATAGAAAATTATCCCTACAATGGCATCTGGATAAACACACAGGACAAGAGCCGTACCTCTGCGACACCTGTGGGAAAGGCTGGCCGAATGCAGCTCTGCTCAAGCTTCACAAGATtcaacacacagaggagaggccGTTCAAATGTGAAGACTGTGGTGTTTGTTACAAGAGGGAATCCAATTTGATTGCTCACCATAGGGACAAACATATGAGATTGCGTCCATTCTTGTGTGAGGTTTGTAGCAGAGCCTTTAGAGTAAACAGCCTCTTGAAAGAACACATGAGGGTTCACACAGGGGAGCGGCCATTCATGTGTACAAGGTGTGGCAAAAAGTTCAAACGAAAAACTCACCTTAGGCAACACAGCAAAACGGCATGTCGGTAA
- the LOC141016550 gene encoding uncharacterized protein isoform X2, with protein MSTILGDYGFLPLSSLRLIVPPLQLVSAALWEIVKQGAVVYYGLLEEFITTVLETVPELLTDTERVQLVMGLRAKVVLELCCNDDFASQQTLKPHLSRINTYIENHDKETSSSEVTASVTNFLKLVNTLVDDQYQRDIFYQTSLWLSQSPSILKECADFMNQPEPLKTLIQHHKHHGHKVLQVPSSSADDCILSSLSYHLPNVEDDKGDTLVKSGSTCVSQDWQRDNSLDSESKEVKVDHFKEMKTELMWNVEINGQQHADDLTEDQGASIEVILQPFDESESNDEDNMDKKWLRHLKTGSRTSSKSFKCLVCGKEFGSINKLKKHKNTHRGSFKNKMIQSKPIPADKIKKSLPSETDTGPSSVVPQESSDPAQEQMCKRSSRVKQCSVCREVFTCSTDLMSHMRCHIEQSPYLCSYCGKDFDNYKDYETHQEDQCRVSKQHSQDNPPSNAKKSKRENPVVSSGTSAVQPCKSPLTCQKCEQVFTYYKNFEKHQSKCSERAPKRKKQKYPKYLIIKGCNFQSADNTNVSCDETSSETAKTPVSADDADASQVISRTFKCTMCEKNFSKIPLMSKHYSMSHKVTDSYPCSLCKTTFVRLYELVRHQQNKKLYQCAVCKKCFSKSGRKDHDKIHTASVTPRVCETCGQSFRFLAHLVLHQRKHREEQPNVCSHCGKQFSSKDCLRAHMVKHTDGFPCPVCGKKFYRKLYLKWHLYKHTGQEPYLCDTCGKGWPTAHLLKLHMSQHTEERPFKCEDCGVCYKRESHLIAHRRAVHIRLRPFLCEVCSKAFRLNSELKQHMIVHTGERPFSCPRCGKKFKKKCHLRQHGKKACR; from the exons ATGAGCACGATATTAGGGGACTATG gcttcctccccctttcctccctccGTCTTATCGTCCCTCCTCTGCAGCTTGTGTCTGCGGCTCTGTGGGAGATAGTGAAGCAGGGAGCTGTGGTGTACTATGGTCTGCTGGAGGAGTTCATCACCACAGTGCTGGAAACAGTCCCTGAActgctcactgacacagagagagTCCAACTAGTTATGGGTCTACGTGCAAAG GTGGTGCTAGAGTTGTGCTGCAATGATGATTTTGCCAGCCAACAAACCCTCAAACCTCATTTGAGCAGAATAAACACCTACATTGAAAACCACGATAAAGAG ACTTCCAGTTCTGAGGTAACAGcatcagtgacaaacttcctgAAGCTTGTTAACACTCTAGTGGATGATCAATACCAGAGGGATATCTTTTATCAG ACTTCACTTTGGCTCAGTCAATCCCCTTCTATCTTGAAAGAGTGTGCTGACTTCATGAATCAACCTGAGCCCCTAAAAACACTCATTCAGCATCACAAACATCATGGCCACAAAGTTCTACAAG ttccctcttcctctgctgaTGATTGCATCCTTTCCAGCCTGTCCTATCACCTACCAAATGTAGAGGACGACAAAGGAGACACACTTGTCAAATCTGGATCCACGTGTGTCTCACAAGACTGGCAGAGAGATAATTCACTTGACAGTGAATCAAAAGAGGTTAAGGTAGATCATTTTAAGGAGATGAAAACAGAATTGATGTGGAACGTAGAAATAAATGGACAACAGCATGCTGATGATCTGACTGAAGACCAGGGGGCCTCTATTGAAGTAATACTTCAACCTTTTGATGAAAGTGAGTCGAATGATGAAGACAACATGGACAAAAAATGGCTTCGGCATTTGAAAACTGGCAGTCGGACGTCCTCAAAATCCTTCAAGTGTCTTGTCTGTGGCAAAGAATTTGGTTCCATTAACAAACtaaagaagcacaaaaatacCCATCGTGGTagcttcaaaaacaaaatgattcagTCCAAACCAATCCCTGCTGATAAGATCAAAAAGTCCCTCCCCAGTGAAACTGACACTGGGCCTTCAAGTGTTGTACCCCAGGAATCTTCGGACCCTGCTCAAGAGCAAATGTGTAAAAGAAGCAGTCGTGTCAAACAATGCTCCGTATGTCGAGAAGTCTTTACCTGTTCTACCGACTTGATGAGTCACATGAGATGCCACATTGAACAGAGTCCTTATCTTTGTTCTTATTGTGGGAAAGACTTTGACAACTACAAAGATTACGAGACACATCAGGAAGATCAATGCAGAGTTTCAAAGCAACATTCACAGGACAATCCCCCCAGTAACGCAAAGAAAAGCAAACGGGAGAATCCAGTTGTTTCAAGTGGAACAAGTGCTGTGCAGCCGTGTAAATCACCTCTGACGTGTCAGAAATGTGAGCAGGTTTTTACCTACTACAAGAATTTTGAGAAGCACCAGAGTAAATGTTCTGAAAGAGCTCCtaaaaggaaaaagcaaaaatatccAAAGTATTTAATTATCAAAGGGTGTAATTTCCAATCAGCTGATAATACCAATGTGAGCTGTGATGAGACAAGTTCTGAAACTGCAAAAACTCCAGTCTCTGCAGATGATGCAGATGCGTCCCAGGTTATATCTCGCACCTTTAAGTGCACAATGTGTGAGAAGAACTTTTCAAAAATCCCCCTCATGAGCAAACATTACTCCATGTCACATAAAGTTACCGACTCATACCCCTGCTCTTTGTGCAAGACAACGTTTGTGAGGTTGTACGAATTGGTTCGGcatcagcaaaacaaaaagttgtaCCAGTGCGCCGTCTGCAAGAAATGTTTCTCGAAATCAGGACGGAAGGATCATGACAAAATACACACTGCGAGTGTAACACCGCGCGTTTGTGAAACATGCGGGCAAAGCTTCAGATTTCTTGCTCATCTGGTTCTGCACCAGAGAAAGCACAGAGAAGAGCAACCTAATGTTTGTTCCCACTGTGGaaaacagttcagttcaaaAGACTGCCTGAGAGCACACATGGTGAAGCACACAGATGGTTTCCCATGCCCGGTGTGCGGGAAGAAATTCTATCGAAAATTATACCTGAAATGGCATCTGTATAAACACACAGGGCAAGAACCATACCTCTGCGACACCTGTGGGAAAGGCTGGCCGACTGCACACCTGCTCAAGCTTCACATGAGTCAACACACAGAGGAAAGGCCGTTCAAGTGTGAAGACTGTGGTGTTTGTTACAAGAGGGAATCACATTTGATCGCTCACCGTAGAGCCGTACATATCCGGTTGCGTCCATTCTTGTGCGAGGTTTGCAGCAAAGCCTTTCGATTAAACAGCGAGCTGAAACAGCACATGATCGTTCACACAGGGGAGCGGCCATTCTCATGTCCAAGGTGTGGCAAAAAgttcaagaaaaaatgtcaccTTAGGCAACACGGCAAAAAGGCATGTCGATAA